The proteins below come from a single Malus sylvestris chromosome 3, drMalSylv7.2, whole genome shotgun sequence genomic window:
- the LOC126614242 gene encoding protein RICE SALT SENSITIVE 3-like translates to MVGSGATDRSKEAVGMMALHEALRTICLNTDWTYSVFWTIRPRPRVRGGTGCKVGDDNGSLMLMWEDGFCRGRVSSDCLEEIDREDPVRKAFSKMSIQLYNYGEGLMGKVASDKCHKWVFKEPTECEPNISNYWQSSYDALPPEWTDQFESGIQTIAVIQAGHGLLQLGSCKIIPEDLHFVLRMRHTFESLGYQSGFYLSQLFSSNRNNSGSSVLPSMQSPMPIRPPPPLFNWAQRPLPSAATMQLPSPNFQNSAARLGYNPQASKDETHMFLLPHTSETQMGGDMMGGGGGRGGREHESDIKWPNGLSFFNALTGRSDDAKLLFNPGGSENKGGDENHHHQNSNANSDHNEFLSLDCHLDSSARKNMENKYKRSFTLPARMASSSSNLVDHHQHQPVGYQNAEAGMYSDVMEPFLE, encoded by the exons aTGGTGGGCTCAGGAGCAACAGATAGGAGCAAAGAAGCTGTTGGGATGATGGCCCTTCATGAGGCCCTCAGAACCATCTGTCTCAACACTGACTGGACTTACTCTGTTTTCTGGACCATCCGTCCCCGCCC GAGAGTTAGAGGTGGTACTGGCTGCAAGGTTGGGGATGACAATGGTAGCTT GATGTTGATGTGGGAAGATGGGTTTTGTCGAGGAAGAGTTTCATCAGATTGTCTGGAAGAAATTGATAGAGAAGATCCTGTCAGAAAGGCCTTCAGCAAAATGTCCATTCAGTTGTATAATTATGGAGAAGG GTTGATGGGGAAGGTTGCATCTGATAAGTGccacaaatgggtcttcaaagaACCCACAGAGTGTGAGCCAAACATCTCCAACTACTGGCAAAGTTCATATGATGCT CTTCCTCCTGAGTGGACTGATCAGTTTGAGTCAGGCATTCAG ACTATTGCTGTAATTCAAGCTGGTCATGGGCTTCTGCAGTTGGGCTCCTGCAAGATT ATACCGGAAGATCTGCATTTTGTGCTAAGAATGAGGCATACATTTGAATCTCTAGGCTACCAGTCTGGTTTCTACCTCTCCCAACTCTTTTCGTCAAACCGAAACAATTCTGGATCATCAGTACTGCCCTCAATGCAGTCCCCGATGCCAATCCGCCCTCCTCCGCCTCTTTTCAATTGGGCTCAAAGGCCTCTTCCATCTGCAGCAACCATGCAGCTTCCTTCACCTAATTTTCAAAACTCTGCTGCTAGACTTGGGTACAATCCTCAAGCCAGTAAAGACGAGACACACATGTTTTTGCTGCCTCATACGTCAGAAACACAGATGGGAGGAGACATGATGgggggaggaggaggacgagGAGGAAGAGAGCATGAAAGTGACATCAAATGGCCTAATGGATTGTCCTTCTTCAATGCACTAACGGGGCGGTCTGATGATGCAAAGCTTTTGTTCAATCCAGGGGGCTCGGAAAACAAAGGCGGGGACGAAAATCACCACCACCAGAACTCGAATGCAAATTCAGATCACAATGAGTTTTTGAGCTTGGACTGCCATCTGGATAGTAGTGCAAGGAAGAACATGGAAAACAAGTACAAGAGGAGCTTTACTTTACCTGCAAGAATGGCTTCGTCGTCTTCGAATTTGGTTGACCACCATCAGCATCAACCTGTCGGGTATCAAAACGCGGAAGCTGGTATGTACTCTGATGTCATGGAGCCATTCTTAGAGTGA
- the LOC126616210 gene encoding uncharacterized protein LOC126616210, whose translation MQIHQSPLKKPSMENRRKKSSSADAFSFPSTPIHDQDSNFEFGCFTPDSASSTGPCKDSPADHLFLNGRLLPHAFPFQPISNGFMVVDNISRRTSRTSSISSKDSLMSSRSNSTNSRSSSCSSSARTSSSDNSERKFVYHSKLSSDRYKGNKPNNNISSHQVYGNSQRWQFITAVPVPASLSRNNSRKKVIKVDQLERKGKSVKAKKNSRVKTVVFRRRFLYGRRFFRWLVSTCKKCHAMEPSKKSTNDNVIKAGN comes from the coding sequence ATGCAAATACACCAGTCTCCCCTTAAAAAACCCTCCATGGAAAACCGCCGTAAAAAAAGCTCCTCCGCCGACGCATTCTCCTTCCCGAGCACTCCGATCCACGACCAAGACTCCAACTTTGAGTTCGGGTGCTTCACCCCAGACTCGGCCTCCAGCACTGGTCCCTGCAAAGACTCCCCCGCAGACCACTTGTTCCTCAATGGAAGGCTCTTGCCACATGCCTTCCCATTTCAACCTATTAGCAACGGCTTTATGGTCGTTGATAATATTTCTCGGAGAACAAGCCGGACGAGCAGCATTAGCAGCAAGGACTCTCTCATGTCGTCGAGAAGCAATAGCACCAACAGTAGGAGTAGCAGTTGTAGTAGCAGTGCTAGGACAAGCTCAAGTGACAATTCAGAGAGGAAGTTCGTGTATCACTCCAAATTATCATCCGACAGATACAAAGGCAACAAACCTAATAACAATATTTCAAGTCATCAAGTTTATGGGAATTCTCAGAGGTGGCAATTCATAACGGCAGTGCCCGTGCCGGCTTCTTTAAGCCGTAATAATTCGCGGAAGAAAGTGATCAAAGTGGATCAGCttgaaaggaaagggaaatccgTTAAGGCGAAGAAAAATAGCCGGGTGAAGACGGTGGTGTTCCGGCGGAGATTCTTATATGGCCGGAGGTTTTTCCGGTGGCTTGTTTCGACGTGTAAAAAATGTCACGCAATGGAGCCATCTAAGAAAAGTACTAATGATAATGTAATTAAAGCTGGAAATTAG